Proteins found in one Pagrus major chromosome 20, Pma_NU_1.0 genomic segment:
- the smim5 gene encoding small integral membrane protein 5 produces MDVKEEVLDILQKVWTKLQGLPQATPLELGAFSVLVLFVATFLFMIVLSCIHCCCCGKPKYQASRVQPLQPV; encoded by the exons ATGGATGTGAAAGAAGAGGTGTTGGATATTCTGCAGAAGGTGTGGACCAAACTGCAGGGTCTCCCACAAGCCACCCCTCTGGAGCTgggagccttttctgtgcttgtCCTGTTTGTTG CCACGTTTCTCTTCATGATCGTGCTGTCCTGcatccactgctgctgctgtggaaagCCAAAATACCAGGCCTCCAGAGTGCAGCCTCTACAACCTGTCTGA